The genome window TAGAGGCGGACCGGTTTCCCGCTTCGCGGCGAGACACCCGAAGACCAGTCGGTACCGCCGTTCGACCGGATGACGCCGATCGAACCGACGTTATCGTCGTCGCACGTGACCAGGACGCGGTCGATCCCCCTCGCTTGAGCCAGACTCCGCCCCCGACGCAACAACTCCGTGCCGACGCCTTGTCTGCGATGACTGGGCCGGACGAAGTAGCCGATGTGCCCCCCTTCTTGGAGGAGCCTGTCGTTCAGGCCGTGTCGCAAGCGCAATTCGCCGCAGATCCGTCCGTCAGGGTCCCGCATCCAATACGTCGACTGCGGGACGGTGCCGTTGTCCAGGGCTTCGCCGCGCTCGTCGGACGCTCTCTTCTCGAGATAGGCCTTGAACCCTAGTCGGCGGAAGAGGGCGACGGAAGGAGCGTCACCGGCTCGTTCGACGTCTTCGGCGAAACTGACGTACTCGGCCTCAAGACGGGCGTCTGGCGCGACCAGCGTGTACCGTGTCCAGTCCGAAGGCATACAGGATTCTGACAGACCCGGCGCGTCCCGAGGCTTGGGTTAGACTCGCCGCCATGAGATCCTTCGAAGACAACCTGTCCCTGTTCGCCACCCTTGCCGTCAAGGAAGGCGTCGCTTTGGCGCCGGGCCAGGAGCTCCTGGTCTTCGCAGAACACGTCGCCGCCCCCCTGGTGCACCTGGTCGCAAGAGAGGCGTATCGGGCCGGAGCGAAGAACGTCGAGGTGATCTGGGCCGATCCGGAACTGGCATTGATCCGTTACGCGGAAGGGTCGGACGAAGCGGTCTCGTACGCCCCGCGATGGCTCATCGACGGCGTCGCCACGGCCCATCGGCAGAACGCGGCCCGTCTCGGGATCTTAAGCGGCGACCCGGCGCTCCTCGCGGGAGTCGCCCCGGACAAGGTCGCGGCTCAAAGCCGCGCTCAAGGCGAAGCGAGGAAGGTCCTCAGCGAAATCATCGCCGGTTCGGAGATCAACTGGTGCCTGATCGGCGCCGCGTCGCCCGCGTGGGCGGCGAGGGTCTTTCCCGACCTGCCCTCCGAAGTGGCGACCGCCAAGCTCTGGGACGCTATCTTTCTCTCGTCCCGTGTGTTGGAGGACGATCCGATGGCGGCTTGGAGGGAACACAGCGCGTCTCTCGAAGCCAGGGTGCGGATCTTGGACGAACTGAGGTTGGACGCGGTCCGTTTCACCGGTCCCGGAACCGACCTGCGCGTCGGGCTCGTCGAGGGCCATTTGTGGGCGGGCGGCCGAGGTCGGGCCAACAACGGCGTCTTGTGTTCACCGAACGTTCCGACCGAAGAGGTGTTCTGCATGCCCCACCGCGAACGCGTCGAAGGGACGGTGTCCAGCACGATGCCCCTCAGTCTTCGTGGACAGATCGTCGATGGGATCCAAGTGGAGTTTCAGGCCGGGAAAGCCGTCAAGGTGTCCGCGTCCAAGGGTGAGGACGCGTTCCGAAAGCTCGTCGCGACGGACGATAGCGCCGACCGACTGGGCGAGGTCGCCCTCGTCCCTCATTCGAGCAAGGTCGCTCAGACGGGCGTGCTGTTCCTGAACACCCTTTACGACGAGAACGCGGCTTCGCACATCGCGTTCGGGGCGTCATATGGCGAGAACCTCGACGGGTATGCGGGCATGACTCCCGACGAGCGGACCGCACGGGGTGCGAACGACAGTATCGTGCACGTCGACTGGATGATCGGTTCGGACAAAGTGGACGTGGACGGCGTCCGTCAAGAC of Armatimonadota bacterium contains these proteins:
- a CDS encoding GNAT family N-acetyltransferase, giving the protein MPSDWTRYTLVAPDARLEAEYVSFAEDVERAGDAPSVALFRRLGFKAYLEKRASDERGEALDNGTVPQSTYWMRDPDGRICGELRLRHGLNDRLLQEGGHIGYFVRPSHRRQGVGTELLRRGRSLAQARGIDRVLVTCDDDNVGSIGVIRSNGGTDWSSGVSPRSGKPVRLYWLTTEGADDRA
- a CDS encoding aminopeptidase; its protein translation is MRSFEDNLSLFATLAVKEGVALAPGQELLVFAEHVAAPLVHLVAREAYRAGAKNVEVIWADPELALIRYAEGSDEAVSYAPRWLIDGVATAHRQNAARLGILSGDPALLAGVAPDKVAAQSRAQGEARKVLSEIIAGSEINWCLIGAASPAWAARVFPDLPSEVATAKLWDAIFLSSRVLEDDPMAAWREHSASLEARVRILDELRLDAVRFTGPGTDLRVGLVEGHLWAGGRGRANNGVLCSPNVPTEEVFCMPHRERVEGTVSSTMPLSLRGQIVDGIQVEFQAGKAVKVSASKGEDAFRKLVATDDSADRLGEVALVPHSSKVAQTGVLFLNTLYDENAASHIAFGASYGENLDGYAGMTPDERTARGANDSIVHVDWMIGSDKVDVDGVRQDGSSVPLMRAGEWVLQD